A region of Massilia sp. WG5 DNA encodes the following proteins:
- a CDS encoding DUF4337 domain-containing protein, whose amino-acid sequence MSGHGFHVHGPHDHAVEHVAQHGSDGFSNNIAVMTAVLATVGALFGYLGGATQNDAALFKNNAAIAKTTAANSWNYYQAKSNKQNLAELASSLPGMPEPTQAKYKADVARYEGEKGGIKKEAEKYEAQSDEWNHKSEAAMHTHHQWALATTAEQIAISLAAITLLTRRRWLLSVTYVVAAIGFALGAFAWLHVDPLGALLAGGAAAH is encoded by the coding sequence ATGTCCGGACACGGTTTTCACGTACATGGACCGCATGACCACGCGGTCGAACACGTCGCCCAGCATGGCAGCGACGGCTTCTCGAACAATATCGCCGTCATGACCGCGGTGCTGGCCACGGTCGGCGCGCTGTTCGGCTACCTGGGCGGCGCAACCCAGAACGACGCCGCCCTCTTCAAGAACAACGCGGCGATCGCCAAGACCACGGCGGCGAACTCCTGGAACTACTACCAGGCCAAGTCGAACAAGCAGAACCTGGCCGAGCTGGCGTCTTCGCTGCCCGGCATGCCCGAGCCGACCCAGGCGAAGTACAAGGCCGACGTTGCGCGCTACGAGGGCGAAAAAGGCGGCATCAAGAAGGAAGCCGAAAAATACGAGGCCCAGTCGGACGAGTGGAACCACAAATCGGAAGCCGCCATGCACACCCACCACCAGTGGGCGCTGGCCACCACCGCCGAGCAGATCGCGATCTCGCTGGCGGCGATCACCCTGCTGACGCGGCGCCGCTGGCTGCTGAGCGTCACCTACGTGGTGGCCGCGATCGGCTTCGCGCTGGGCGCCTTCGCCTGGCTGCACGTGGATCCGCTCGGGGCGCTGCTGGCCGGCGGCGCGGCCGCGCATTGA
- a CDS encoding dihydrofolate reductase, whose protein sequence is MSTQLTLVVAMDAQRGIGVDNKLPWHLPEDLAHFKRVTLGHPIIMGRKTFDSIGRPLPKRRNIVVTRNADWSREGVEVAGSLEAAIALAGGRGGDAVASIIGGAQIFNESMAFADRMIVTHIDGAYRCDTFFPEIDPAVWAETAREEHRSAEGVAFAFVTYERRK, encoded by the coding sequence ATGAGCACGCAACTGACCCTCGTCGTCGCGATGGACGCCCAGCGCGGCATCGGCGTCGACAACAAGCTGCCCTGGCACCTGCCCGAGGACCTGGCCCACTTCAAGCGGGTCACGCTCGGCCATCCGATCATCATGGGCCGCAAGACCTTCGATTCGATCGGCCGCCCGCTGCCCAAGCGCCGCAACATCGTCGTCACCCGGAATGCGGACTGGTCGCGCGAAGGCGTCGAGGTGGCAGGCTCGCTGGAAGCGGCGATCGCCCTGGCCGGCGGCCGGGGCGGCGATGCTGTGGCCAGTATCATCGGCGGCGCCCAGATCTTCAATGAATCGATGGCCTTCGCCGACCGCATGATCGTCACCCACATCGACGGCGCCTACCGCTGCGATACCTTCTTCCCCGAGATCGATCCGGCCGTCTGGGCCGAGACCGCGCGCGAAGAACACCGCTCGGCGGAGGGCGTCGCGTTCGCCTTCGTCACCTACGAACGCAGGAAATAA
- the thyA gene encoding thymidylate synthase: protein MRQYSDLMRHVRDHGAVKTDRTGTGTRSVFGYQMRFNLQDGFPLVTTKKVHLKSIIHELIWFLAGSTNIAYLKENGVSIWDEWADANGELGPIYGYQWRSWPTPDGGHIDQVSQVLEQIRNNPDSRRMIVSAWNVADVPQMKLPPCHAFFQFYVADGRLSCQLYQRSADIFLGVPFNIASYALLTHMMAQQAGLEVGDFVWTGGDCHLYSNHLEQVELQLSRAERPLPKLVIKRKPDSLFDYRFEDFEVVGYDPHPAIKAPVAV, encoded by the coding sequence ATGCGCCAATATTCAGACCTGATGCGCCATGTGCGCGATCATGGCGCGGTCAAGACCGACCGCACCGGCACCGGCACGCGTTCCGTGTTCGGCTACCAGATGCGCTTCAACCTGCAGGACGGCTTCCCGCTGGTCACGACCAAGAAGGTGCACCTGAAGTCCATCATCCATGAGCTGATCTGGTTCCTGGCCGGCTCGACCAACATCGCCTACCTGAAGGAAAACGGCGTCTCGATCTGGGACGAGTGGGCCGACGCGAACGGCGAACTGGGCCCGATCTACGGCTACCAGTGGCGCAGCTGGCCGACCCCTGACGGCGGCCACATCGACCAGGTCAGCCAGGTGCTCGAGCAGATCAGGAACAATCCGGACTCGCGCCGGATGATCGTCTCGGCCTGGAACGTGGCCGACGTGCCGCAGATGAAGCTGCCGCCCTGCCACGCCTTCTTCCAGTTCTACGTGGCCGACGGCAGGCTGTCCTGCCAGCTCTACCAGCGCAGCGCCGACATCTTCCTGGGCGTGCCCTTCAATATCGCCTCGTACGCGCTGCTGACCCACATGATGGCGCAGCAGGCCGGGCTCGAGGTCGGCGATTTCGTCTGGACCGGCGGCGACTGCCACCTGTATTCGAACCACCTGGAACAGGTCGAGCTGCAGCTGTCGCGCGCGGAGCGTCCGCTGCCGAAGCTGGTCATCAAGCGCAAGCCGGATTCACTGTTCGACTACAGGTTCGAGGACTTCGAGGTGGTCGGCTACGATCCGCATCCCGCAATCAAGGCGCCGGTGGCGGTGTAA
- a CDS encoding low specificity L-threonine aldolase: MSDTELLARCTTILPGHRARRPAETFSAMAAWCEANGLSHDIYGDGAVVQDFERKVADLLGFEAAVFCISGTMTQVTALRLAAMDRGMAPVALHPTSHIIVHERSNYQLLGHFDALQIGDRHRPWSAADITSVPDRLSAVALEIPMREIGGQLSDWDELAAIKAHCKAQDIHLHMDGARLWEAAAGYGRPVAEIAAGFDSVYVSLYKGIGGLGGAMLLGSRAFVARASEWFKRQGGNVVHRSPYVVAAAMQFDARLASMPALFRRTEFLYDVLRDHPAIKVNPARPQANMLHIHLPVSRERALEIRRKLAAEHGVWIFNRVSHGALPDSSYFEVYVGDNLLDAPDGRVREVAALLAAELMSAQAAIG, encoded by the coding sequence TTGAGCGATACCGAACTGCTTGCCCGCTGCACCACCATCCTTCCCGGCCACCGCGCGCGCCGGCCCGCCGAGACGTTTTCCGCCATGGCCGCCTGGTGCGAAGCGAATGGCCTCAGCCATGACATCTACGGCGACGGCGCCGTGGTGCAGGACTTCGAACGCAAAGTCGCCGACCTGCTCGGCTTCGAAGCCGCGGTATTCTGCATTTCCGGCACCATGACCCAGGTGACGGCGCTGCGCCTGGCCGCGATGGACCGCGGCATGGCCCCGGTCGCCCTGCACCCGACCTCCCACATCATCGTCCACGAACGCTCCAACTACCAGCTGCTCGGCCACTTCGACGCCCTGCAGATCGGCGACCGCCACCGTCCGTGGAGCGCCGCCGACATCACGTCGGTGCCGGACCGGCTGTCGGCCGTGGCGCTGGAGATCCCGATGCGCGAGATCGGCGGCCAGCTCTCCGACTGGGACGAGCTCGCGGCCATCAAGGCGCATTGCAAGGCGCAGGACATCCACCTGCACATGGACGGCGCGCGCCTGTGGGAAGCGGCGGCCGGCTATGGCCGCCCCGTGGCCGAGATCGCGGCCGGCTTCGACAGCGTCTATGTCTCGCTGTACAAGGGCATCGGCGGCCTGGGCGGGGCGATGCTGCTGGGCTCCCGGGCATTCGTGGCGCGCGCCTCGGAGTGGTTCAAGCGCCAGGGCGGCAATGTCGTCCACCGCTCGCCCTATGTGGTCGCGGCGGCGATGCAGTTCGATGCGCGCCTGGCCAGCATGCCGGCCCTGTTCCGCCGCACCGAGTTCCTGTATGACGTCCTGCGCGACCATCCCGCCATCAAAGTGAACCCGGCCCGCCCGCAGGCCAACATGCTGCACATCCACCTGCCGGTGAGCCGCGAGCGTGCGCTCGAGATCCGCCGCAAGCTCGCGGCCGAGCATGGGGTCTGGATCTTCAACCGCGTCAGCCACGGCGCCCTGCCGGACAGCAGCTACTTCGAAGTCTACGTGGGCGACAACCTGCTCGACGCGCCGGATGGCCGGGTGCGCGAAGTGGCGGCCTTGCTGGCGGCCGAGCTGATGTCGGCGCAGGCAGCCATCGGTTAA
- a CDS encoding methyl-accepting chemotaxis protein produces MNKRLFDVSSWSVGSKITVFTFALVGLILAALVTVISWTTSSILQGRAEVNVKAELRSVMATVEMFDKAVSSEATAFGRIFAAGLPGGFSLDTANPIAVGGKQVPALLQKGKPLNLDFSAPDEFTRTTGGNATIFVASGEDFVRISTSVRKENGERAVGTMLDHASPAYAKVRAGKPYVGLITLFGKQTITDYEPVLDASGKVIAVLYVGVDISADLAVLKQRIKSMKVGDSGYIYVLNAAPGKNLGEVLVHPTREGQNMLASRDAAGRDYVREMLAAKEGLTTYTVQNADDAAPRKRLVAYTLFEDWNWLIAGGTYEDEIVQEAARLRNHAILSGLVALAIFAAILHAVIKRTVTRPLGEARDAAVRMAQGDLSVALASSRRDEIGRLAAAMDEIGKGLSNVVGRVRGGAEQIASASSEISSGNLDLCARTEQQAATLAATASSMQDLTETVRQNAGDAHQANQLAVNTSMVAEEGGRMVGQVIERMEAIRQSSGRIKDIIGVIDGIAFQTNILALNAAVEAARAGEQGRGFAVVASEVRNLAQRSAAAAKEIKALIEASGAEVDAGSRLVQEAGATMSEVLGSAGQVTAIMGRISAASTEQTGDIENINRAIGEMDQATQHNAALVEQASAAAQAMQEQADELARAVRLFKLDGAQAAAAAGRPALVSY; encoded by the coding sequence ATGAACAAACGTCTGTTCGACGTCTCGAGCTGGTCGGTCGGCTCGAAGATCACCGTTTTCACCTTCGCCCTCGTCGGCCTGATCCTGGCCGCCCTCGTCACCGTCATCAGCTGGACCACCTCCAGCATCCTGCAGGGCCGCGCGGAGGTCAACGTGAAGGCCGAGCTGCGCAGCGTGATGGCCACCGTCGAGATGTTCGACAAGGCCGTCTCCAGCGAAGCGACCGCCTTCGGCCGGATCTTCGCCGCCGGCCTGCCGGGCGGCTTCAGCCTCGACACCGCCAACCCGATCGCCGTGGGCGGCAAGCAGGTGCCGGCGCTGCTCCAGAAGGGCAAGCCGCTGAACCTCGATTTCAGCGCGCCCGACGAATTCACCCGCACCACCGGCGGCAACGCCACCATCTTCGTGGCCAGCGGCGAGGACTTCGTGCGCATCAGCACCTCGGTGCGCAAGGAAAACGGCGAGCGCGCGGTCGGCACCATGCTCGACCACGCCAGCCCGGCCTATGCCAAGGTGCGCGCCGGCAAGCCCTACGTCGGCCTGATCACCCTGTTCGGCAAGCAGACCATCACCGACTACGAGCCCGTGCTCGATGCGTCGGGCAAGGTCATCGCCGTGCTCTACGTGGGCGTCGACATCAGCGCCGACCTCGCCGTGCTGAAGCAGCGCATCAAGAGCATGAAGGTGGGCGACTCCGGCTACATCTACGTGCTGAACGCGGCGCCCGGCAAGAACCTGGGCGAGGTGCTGGTCCACCCGACCAGGGAAGGCCAGAACATGCTCGCCAGCCGCGATGCGGCCGGACGCGACTACGTGCGCGAGATGCTGGCCGCGAAGGAAGGCCTCACCACCTACACCGTGCAGAACGCGGACGACGCCGCCCCGCGCAAGCGCCTGGTGGCCTACACCCTGTTCGAGGACTGGAACTGGCTGATCGCCGGCGGCACCTATGAAGACGAAATCGTCCAGGAAGCGGCGCGCCTGCGCAACCATGCGATCCTCAGCGGCCTGGTGGCGCTGGCCATCTTCGCGGCGATCCTCCATGCGGTCATCAAGCGCACCGTCACCCGCCCCCTGGGCGAAGCCCGCGACGCCGCCGTGCGCATGGCCCAGGGCGACCTGAGCGTCGCGCTGGCATCGAGCCGGCGCGACGAGATCGGCCGCCTGGCCGCCGCCATGGACGAGATCGGCAAGGGTCTCTCGAACGTGGTCGGCCGGGTGCGCGGCGGCGCCGAGCAGATCGCCAGCGCGTCCAGCGAGATCTCGTCCGGCAACCTGGACCTGTGCGCGCGCACCGAACAGCAGGCCGCGACCCTGGCCGCCACCGCCAGCTCGATGCAGGACCTGACCGAGACCGTGCGCCAGAACGCCGGCGACGCCCACCAGGCCAACCAGCTGGCCGTGAACACCTCGATGGTGGCCGAGGAAGGCGGCCGCATGGTCGGCCAGGTGATCGAGCGCATGGAAGCGATCCGGCAGTCCTCCGGCCGCATCAAGGACATCATCGGCGTGATCGACGGGATCGCCTTCCAGACCAACATCCTGGCGCTGAACGCGGCGGTCGAAGCGGCGCGCGCCGGCGAACAGGGCCGCGGTTTCGCGGTCGTCGCTTCCGAAGTGCGCAACCTGGCGCAGCGCTCGGCCGCGGCGGCGAAAGAGATCAAGGCCCTGATCGAAGCCTCGGGCGCCGAGGTCGACGCCGGCAGCCGCCTGGTGCAGGAAGCCGGCGCCACGATGAGCGAGGTGCTGGGCAGCGCCGGACAGGTCACCGCCATCATGGGCCGGATCAGCGCCGCCAGCACCGAGCAGACCGGCGACATCGAGAACATCAACCGCGCGATCGGCGAGATGGACCAGGCCACCCAGCACAACGCGGCGCTGGTCGAGCAGGCCAGCGCGGCGGCCCAGGCGATGCAGGAACAGGCCGACGAGCTGGCGCGCGCCGTGCGCCTGTTCAAGCTCGACGGCGCGCAGGCCGCGGCGGCCGCCGGCCGGCCGGCACTCGTCAGCTACTGA